One Streptococcus sp. DTU_2020_1001019_1_SI_AUS_MUR_006 DNA window includes the following coding sequences:
- a CDS encoding ABC-F family ATP-binding cassette domain-containing protein → MIILQANKIERSFAGEVLFDNINLQVDERDRIALVGKNGAGKSTLLKILVGEEEPTTGEINKKKDISLSYLAQDSRFESENTIYDEMLHVFDDLRRTERQLRQMELEMGEKTGAELDKLMSDYDRLSENFRQVGGFTYEADIRSILNGFKFDESMWQMRIAELSGGQNTRLALAKMLLEKPNLLVLDEPTNHLDIETIAWLENYLVNYSGALIIVSHDRYFLDKVATITLDLTKHSLDRYVGNYSSFVEQKEQKLATEAKNYEKQQKEIAALEDFVNRNLVRASTTKRAQSRRKQLEKMERLDKPEAGKKSANMTFHSDRVSGNVVLTVENAAIGYDGEILSEPINLDLRKMNAIAIVGPNGIGKSTFIKSIVDQIPFIKGEKRFGANVEVGYYDQTQSKLTPSNTVLDELWNDFKLTPELEIRNRLGAFLFSGDDVKKSVGMLSGGERARLLLAKLSMENNNFLILDEPTNHLDIDSKEVLENALIDFDGTLLFVSHDRYFINRVATHVLELSENGSTLYLGDYDYYVDKKAELVASQVEEAAAVNQEKEVSPVNDYQAQKESQKGLRKLMRKIESLETEIEELETQAQAISEQMHTTNDADELMQLQAELDKISHRQEEAMLEWEELSEQV, encoded by the coding sequence ATGATTATTTTACAAGCTAATAAAATTGAACGTTCTTTTGCAGGAGAGGTTCTTTTTGATAATATAAACCTACAAGTGGATGAAAGAGACCGAATTGCCCTCGTTGGAAAAAATGGTGCAGGAAAGTCTACATTACTCAAGATATTGGTTGGAGAAGAGGAGCCAACCACTGGTGAAATCAATAAGAAAAAAGATATTTCCCTCTCTTATCTCGCACAGGATAGTCGCTTTGAGTCTGAAAACACTATTTACGATGAAATGCTACATGTATTTGATGACTTGCGTCGTACTGAAAGACAACTTCGACAGATGGAGTTGGAAATGGGGGAAAAGACTGGTGCAGAATTAGACAAACTTATGTCTGACTATGATCGCCTATCAGAAAATTTCCGTCAGGTTGGAGGATTTACCTATGAAGCCGATATTCGCTCTATCTTAAATGGTTTCAAGTTTGACGAATCTATGTGGCAGATGCGAATCGCTGAGCTTTCCGGTGGTCAAAATACCCGTCTAGCGCTAGCCAAAATGCTTCTTGAAAAGCCTAATCTCTTGGTCTTGGACGAGCCGACTAACCACCTAGATATTGAAACTATTGCCTGGTTAGAAAACTATTTGGTCAACTACAGTGGTGCCTTGATTATCGTCAGCCATGACCGTTATTTCCTCGATAAGGTTGCGACCATAACACTCGACTTAACCAAACATTCTTTAGATAGATATGTAGGAAACTACTCAAGTTTTGTGGAGCAGAAGGAACAGAAGCTCGCAACTGAAGCCAAAAACTACGAAAAGCAGCAGAAGGAAATTGCTGCCTTAGAAGACTTTGTTAACCGAAATCTTGTTCGAGCATCGACAACCAAACGAGCCCAATCTCGACGCAAACAATTAGAAAAAATGGAGCGTTTGGACAAGCCTGAAGCTGGGAAAAAGTCAGCTAATATGACCTTCCATTCTGATAGGGTATCTGGTAATGTCGTTTTGACAGTTGAAAATGCTGCTATTGGCTATGATGGTGAAATCTTATCAGAGCCAATCAACCTTGATCTTCGTAAGATGAATGCCATTGCTATAGTTGGTCCTAACGGTATTGGAAAATCAACCTTTATAAAATCCATTGTGGACCAGATTCCCTTTATCAAGGGTGAGAAGCGCTTTGGTGCTAATGTTGAGGTTGGTTACTATGACCAGACTCAGAGTAAACTGACACCGAGCAATACAGTCTTAGACGAACTCTGGAATGATTTCAAGCTGACTCCTGAACTAGAAATTCGTAATCGTCTAGGTGCCTTCCTATTCTCAGGTGACGATGTTAAAAAATCAGTTGGAATGCTCTCAGGTGGTGAGCGAGCTCGTTTGCTTCTGGCAAAACTTTCCATGGAAAACAACAACTTCTTGATCCTCGATGAGCCCACAAACCACTTAGACATCGATAGCAAGGAAGTCTTGGAAAATGCCCTGATTGACTTTGATGGGACTTTACTTTTTGTTAGCCATGACCGTTACTTTATCAACCGAGTGGCCACTCATGTGCTGGAATTATCTGAGAATGGCTCAACTCTTTATCTAGGTGATTATGACTATTATGTTGATAAAAAAGCAGAGCTAGTAGCTAGTCAAGTGGAAGAAGCGGCAGCTGTTAACCAAGAAAAAGAAGTTTCTCCAGTTAATGACTACCAAGCACAAAAAGAGAGTCAAAAAGGACTGCGTAAATTGATGAGAAAAATTGAAAGTCTTGAGACAGAAATAGAAGAACTGGAAACTCAAGCCCAAGCTATCTCTGAACAAATGCATACCACCAATGATGCAGATGAACTCATGCAATTACAAGCAGAACTGGATAAAATTAGCCATCGTCAGGAAGAAGCTATGTTGGAGTGGGAAGAATTGTCGGAGCAGGTGTAA
- a CDS encoding type II toxin-antitoxin system RelE/ParE family toxin: MYKLVPTRRFIKQLKKLDRYTQILIKKYLENNVLEDPRRHGKALVGNPCGQWRYRIGNYRVIVHIVDDELIVSTLEVGHRRDIY, from the coding sequence TTGTACAAGCTAGTTCCAACAAGACGATTTATCAAACAACTAAAGAAATTAGATCGTTATACGCAGATACTAATTAAAAAGTATCTAGAAAATAACGTTTTAGAGGATCCAAGAAGGCATGGGAAAGCTTTGGTGGGGAATCCATGTGGGCAATGGCGGTACCGGATTGGTAATTATCGAGTTATTGTGCACATTGTAGATGATGAACTGATAGTCTCTACTCTGGAAGTTGGTCATCGTAGAGATATTTATTAG
- a CDS encoding GxGYxYP domain-containing protein, protein MEQFLENIKDLEVTTVSRAQEALDKQETATFFIGRKTCPYCRKFAGTLAGVVAETKAHIYFINSEEPSQLEALQDFRSRYGIPTVPGFVHIADGQINVRCDSSMSAQEIKEFAEL, encoded by the coding sequence ATGGAACAATTTTTAGAAAACATCAAAGATCTTGAAGTGACAACTGTATCGCGTGCTCAAGAAGCACTTGACAAGCAAGAAACAGCAACTTTCTTCATCGGACGCAAAACTTGTCCTTACTGCCGTAAATTTGCTGGTACATTGGCTGGTGTGGTGGCTGAAACTAAAGCGCACATCTACTTCATCAATAGCGAAGAACCAAGTCAACTTGAAGCTTTACAAGACTTCCGCTCACGCTACGGAATCCCAACTGTACCAGGCTTTGTTCACATTGCAGATGGACAAATCAATGTCCGTTGCGACTCTTCAATGTCAGCACAAGAAATCAAAGAATTTGCAGAATTGTAA
- a CDS encoding phospho-sugar mutase: MSYQENYQKWVDFAELPDYLRHDLENMDEKTKEDAFYTNLEFGTAGMRGLIGAGTNRINIYVVRQATEGLARLIESKGGNEKERGVAIAYDSRHFSPEFAFESAAVLAKHGIKSYVFESLRPTPELSFAVRHLNCFAGIMITASHNPAPFNGYKVYGEDGGQMPPHDADALTTYIRAIENPFAVEVADVEAEKASGLIEVIGEAVDVEYLKEVKDVNINPALIEEFGKDMKIVYTPLHGTGEMLARRALAQAGFDSVQVVEAQATPDSDFSTVKSPNPESQAAFALAEELGRQVGADVLVATDPDADRVGVEVLQKDGSYLNLSGNQIGAIMAKYILEAHKNAGTLPENAALCKSIVSTDLVTKIAESYGATMFNVLTGFKFIAEKIQEFEEKHNHTYMMGFEESFGYLIKPFVRDKDAIQAVLVVAELAAYYRSRGLTLADGIEEIYKEYGYYAEKTISVTLSGVDGAEQIKAIMAKFRNNAPKEWNATTITVVEDFKAQTSTAADGTVTALTTPPSDVLKYTLADGSWIAVRPSGTEPKIKFYIAVVGESNEESQAKIANIEAEINAFVK; encoded by the coding sequence ATGTCTTACCAAGAAAACTACCAAAAATGGGTTGATTTCGCAGAACTTCCAGACTATCTTCGTCATGATTTGGAAAATATGGATGAAAAAACTAAGGAAGACGCATTCTATACAAATCTTGAGTTTGGTACTGCAGGTATGCGTGGATTGATTGGTGCTGGGACTAACCGCATTAATATCTACGTTGTTCGTCAAGCAACTGAAGGTTTGGCTCGTTTGATTGAGTCAAAAGGTGGAAATGAAAAAGAACGTGGTGTTGCGATTGCCTATGATAGCCGTCACTTCTCACCTGAGTTTGCCTTTGAATCTGCAGCAGTTCTTGCCAAACATGGTATCAAATCTTACGTATTTGAAAGCCTTCGTCCAACTCCAGAACTCTCATTTGCAGTTCGTCACCTCAACTGCTTCGCAGGTATCATGATTACTGCTAGCCACAACCCTGCTCCATTTAATGGTTACAAGGTTTACGGAGAAGACGGTGGTCAAATGCCTCCACACGATGCTGATGCTTTGACAACTTACATCCGTGCTATCGAAAATCCATTTGCAGTTGAAGTTGCTGATGTGGAAGCTGAAAAAGCATCTGGTTTGATTGAAGTCATCGGTGAAGCTGTTGACGTAGAATACCTTAAAGAGGTTAAGGACGTAAACATCAACCCAGCCTTGATTGAAGAATTTGGTAAAGACATGAAGATTGTCTATACACCACTTCACGGTACTGGTGAAATGTTGGCTCGTCGTGCTCTTGCTCAAGCAGGATTTGACTCTGTTCAAGTCGTTGAAGCTCAAGCAACTCCAGACTCAGACTTCTCAACTGTTAAATCTCCAAACCCAGAAAGTCAAGCAGCCTTTGCTCTTGCAGAAGAACTTGGTCGCCAAGTAGGCGCTGATGTTCTTGTTGCAACTGACCCTGACGCTGACCGTGTTGGTGTTGAAGTTCTTCAAAAAGATGGTAGCTACCTTAACCTTTCAGGGAACCAAATCGGTGCCATCATGGCAAAATACATTTTGGAAGCCCACAAAAATGCTGGGACACTTCCAGAAAACGCAGCTCTTTGCAAATCTATCGTATCAACTGACTTGGTAACTAAGATTGCTGAAAGCTACGGTGCAACTATGTTCAACGTCTTGACTGGTTTCAAATTTATCGCTGAAAAAATCCAAGAATTCGAAGAAAAACACAATCACACTTACATGATGGGGTTTGAAGAAAGCTTCGGTTACTTGATTAAACCATTCGTTCGCGATAAAGATGCAATCCAAGCAGTTCTTGTCGTTGCTGAACTTGCTGCCTACTACCGCTCTCGTGGTTTGACACTTGCTGATGGTATCGAAGAAATCTACAAAGAATATGGCTACTACGCTGAAAAGACTATCTCTGTTACTCTTTCTGGTGTTGACGGTGCTGAACAAATCAAAGCGATTATGGCTAAATTCCGTAACAATGCTCCAAAAGAATGGAATGCAACAACTATCACTGTCGTTGAAGACTTTAAAGCACAAACATCTACTGCCGCTGATGGCACTGTAACAGCCTTAACTACTCCTCCAAGTGATGTGTTGAAATACACACTTGCTGACGGTTCATGGATCGCCGTTCGCCCTTCAGGTACAGAACCAAAAATCAAGTTCTACATTGCAGTTGTAGGTGAAAGCAACGAAGAATCACAAGCTAAGATTGCTAACATCGAAGCAGAAATCAATGCTTTTGTAAAATAA
- a CDS encoding MFS transporter, with the protein MNRYAVQLISRGAINKLGNMLYDYGNSVWLASMGTIGQTVLGIYQISELVTSILVNPFGGVISDRFSRRKILMTTDLVCGILCLAISFIRNDSWMIGALIFANIVQAIAFAFSRTANKAIITEVVAKDEIVTYNSRLELVLQVVGVSSPVLSFLVLQFASLHLTLLLDALTFFIAFALVALLPKEEPKVQEQKSFTGKDIFADIKDGLHYIWHQKEIFFLLLVASSVNFFFAAFEFLLPFSNKLYGVDGAYATILTMGAIGSIVGALIANKFKSSMNTLLFLLILTGVGVFMMGLPLPNFLTFSGNLVCELFMTIFNIHFFTQVQTKVDGDYLGRVLSTIFTLAILFMPIAKGVMTFLPSVQLVSFLIIGLGVILLSLISIVYIQRRKKDSSEKNQN; encoded by the coding sequence ATGAATCGATATGCAGTACAGTTGATTAGTCGTGGAGCTATTAACAAACTAGGAAATATGCTCTATGATTATGGGAATAGTGTTTGGTTAGCATCGATGGGAACGATTGGGCAAACCGTTCTAGGGATTTATCAGATCTCTGAACTCGTTACATCCATACTAGTTAATCCCTTTGGAGGCGTGATTTCAGACCGTTTTTCGCGTCGCAAGATTTTGATGACAACAGACTTGGTTTGTGGGATTCTCTGTCTGGCCATTTCTTTTATCAGAAATGATAGCTGGATGATTGGCGCTTTGATCTTTGCTAATATTGTTCAGGCCATTGCCTTTGCATTTTCCCGCACTGCCAATAAAGCTATCATAACGGAAGTTGTAGCAAAGGACGAGATAGTGACCTATAACTCTCGCTTGGAGTTAGTTTTACAGGTTGTAGGAGTCAGTTCTCCGGTGCTTTCTTTCCTTGTTTTACAATTTGCAAGTCTCCATCTGACGCTCTTATTAGATGCTTTGACCTTTTTCATCGCTTTTGCCCTAGTCGCTTTACTTCCCAAAGAAGAACCAAAGGTTCAAGAGCAGAAGAGTTTTACAGGGAAAGATATTTTTGCAGATATCAAAGATGGCTTGCACTATATCTGGCATCAAAAAGAAATTTTCTTTCTCTTGTTAGTGGCTTCCAGTGTGAATTTCTTTTTTGCAGCTTTTGAGTTTTTGCTCCCTTTTTCAAATAAACTTTATGGTGTAGACGGAGCCTATGCAACTATCTTAACCATGGGTGCAATTGGCTCAATCGTCGGAGCACTGATTGCAAATAAATTTAAATCCAGTATGAATACACTTTTGTTCTTATTGATTCTCACAGGAGTAGGAGTTTTCATGATGGGCTTACCACTGCCTAATTTTCTCACTTTTTCAGGAAACCTAGTTTGTGAATTATTTATGACAATTTTTAATATTCACTTCTTTACTCAGGTACAAACTAAGGTTGATGGAGACTATCTGGGGAGAGTATTGAGTACCATTTTTACACTAGCGATTCTCTTTATGCCGATTGCGAAAGGTGTAATGACATTTTTACCAAGTGTGCAATTAGTTTCCTTTTTAATTATCGGACTTGGAGTTATTTTACTTTCGTTGATATCGATAGTCTATATTCAAAGACGGAAGAAGGATTCGAGTGAGAAAAACCAAAATTGA
- a CDS encoding potassium channel family protein — MQNKWKIKAYYDTSIIILALISVVLVILGFTDLIDLEKPPYSIIDLVIWFVFLVDYIWRFSISKSKWSFIINNIFDLLAILPLNAIFTVFRLGRIFRLARLTKLVKLTRLLRIIGLTGKLEKKLKIFLRTNGLIYILYVNLFIVLVGSSILSVVEDKTFSDSVWWSLVTVTTVGYGDIVPSSLFGKWLAVLLMLVGIGTIGMLTSSLTNFFVKDESKTQINLDKLYKEIENQRQLIESQDKKLEELNQMVKELLKKS; from the coding sequence TTGCAGAACAAGTGGAAGATAAAGGCCTATTACGATACTAGTATTATAATATTAGCTTTAATATCAGTTGTTTTAGTCATACTTGGTTTTACAGATTTAATTGATCTTGAGAAACCTCCATACAGTATTATAGACTTAGTCATATGGTTTGTTTTTCTTGTCGATTATATTTGGAGATTTAGTATTTCCAAAAGTAAATGGTCATTTATTATAAACAACATTTTTGACTTGCTTGCAATTCTTCCTTTGAATGCTATTTTTACAGTTTTTCGTTTAGGGAGGATCTTCCGTCTTGCACGCTTAACAAAGTTAGTAAAACTAACTCGGTTATTAAGAATTATAGGTCTTACTGGCAAATTAGAGAAAAAGCTAAAAATTTTTCTAAGAACAAATGGATTAATTTACATTCTGTATGTCAATTTGTTTATTGTTCTAGTTGGTAGTTCAATCTTATCAGTTGTTGAAGATAAGACATTTTCTGATAGTGTATGGTGGTCACTTGTTACTGTTACAACTGTTGGATATGGGGATATTGTTCCAAGTAGCCTATTTGGGAAATGGCTAGCTGTATTATTGATGCTAGTTGGAATTGGAACAATAGGAATGCTAACAAGTTCTTTAACTAATTTTTTTGTTAAGGATGAATCTAAAACTCAAATAAATCTTGATAAACTTTATAAGGAAATTGAGAATCAAAGACAATTAATAGAATCACAAGATAAAAAGCTTGAGGAGCTGAATCAGATGGTTAAAGAATTGCTGAAAAAAAGTTAG
- a CDS encoding DUF2971 domain-containing protein, translating to MFKINWDDASYHNNSEKKEKDVDTFVFYLNDWNDYNYLITYTVCYYDQNLQEILLGNYRIYNHKIEEQKERKFVFFQIENDISENNFYIFDSNNQIESLNKMYYSLAQNISFYQKLYNLGSEYYEKFLKVFRDLTVTTLPEEIKENEGVKYALLRNDGTTKSAEIINLNEFLKEIDENLNIGNFSEDNSVTTIFQKFIKDETFERYERLFNQIKLFSTWSKDYLTSILKKIIEEIKNYGSNQQLNEEQLECFIKYLNNNKTELDRDLYLDKEPIKEIKEAVECIKDFLRIDLENFSVDYNLVHYTSLSTLDVLVKKSQNTENNYSRLRLSNARQLNDPTEGSVFLNQVGFDLDTLSQLDYEPTNIFLSSMSKSSDENGLSDSLPMWKQYADNATGICLTYDRDYLKSLIKKKSDTDGSKVEFYRVCYTKELESDDNKAILEQINKIKNKLKEIDLKDSLGRILLEFDIVRYLFKGSEYEYEQEYRLIKECNDDEIQIEKYGEMKVPRLFTYLSEELKYSKIKLGPKCDDIDFIAPYIKYVDRNIEVTKSQISYR from the coding sequence TTGTTTAAGATAAATTGGGATGATGCTTCTTATCATAATAATTCAGAAAAAAAAGAAAAAGATGTAGATACTTTTGTATTTTATTTAAATGATTGGAATGATTATAATTATTTAATAACATATACTGTTTGCTATTATGATCAAAATTTGCAAGAGATACTTTTGGGAAACTATAGGATTTATAATCATAAAATAGAAGAACAAAAAGAGAGAAAGTTCGTCTTCTTTCAAATTGAAAATGATATATCAGAAAATAATTTTTATATTTTTGATAGTAATAATCAAATAGAATCCTTAAATAAGATGTATTATTCGTTAGCTCAGAATATTTCTTTTTACCAAAAATTATATAATTTAGGTTCAGAATATTATGAGAAGTTTTTGAAAGTATTTCGAGATTTAACAGTTACAACTTTACCTGAAGAAATTAAAGAGAATGAAGGAGTAAAGTATGCTCTCTTAAGAAATGATGGAACAACAAAAAGTGCGGAAATTATTAATTTAAATGAATTCCTCAAAGAAATTGATGAAAATTTGAATATTGGAAATTTTTCTGAAGATAATTCAGTTACGACCATATTTCAAAAGTTTATAAAAGATGAGACTTTTGAGAGGTATGAGAGATTATTCAATCAGATAAAACTTTTTAGTACTTGGAGTAAAGATTATCTTACTTCTATTCTTAAGAAAATAATTGAAGAGATTAAAAACTATGGAAGTAATCAACAATTAAACGAGGAACAACTAGAATGTTTTATAAAATATCTTAATAATAACAAAACCGAATTAGACCGTGATTTATATTTAGATAAAGAACCTATCAAAGAGATTAAAGAAGCGGTTGAATGCATAAAAGATTTTTTAAGGATTGACCTAGAAAATTTTTCTGTAGATTATAACTTAGTTCATTATACCTCTCTCTCTACACTTGATGTTTTGGTGAAGAAAAGCCAAAATACTGAAAATAATTATTCCAGATTGAGATTGAGCAATGCTAGGCAATTAAATGATCCTACCGAAGGTTCTGTCTTTTTAAATCAGGTTGGATTTGATTTGGATACATTGTCGCAACTAGACTATGAACCGACAAATATTTTTTTATCCTCTATGTCAAAATCTTCGGATGAAAATGGTTTAAGTGATAGTTTACCAATGTGGAAACAATATGCCGATAATGCAACCGGAATTTGTCTCACCTATGATAGAGATTATTTAAAAAGTTTAATTAAGAAGAAATCAGATACTGATGGTTCTAAAGTAGAATTCTATCGAGTGTGCTATACTAAAGAATTAGAATCTGATGATAATAAAGCTATTTTAGAACAAATTAACAAAATAAAAAACAAGCTTAAAGAAATCGATTTGAAGGATTCTCTAGGCAGAATATTGTTAGAATTTGATATAGTTAGATATTTATTTAAAGGATCTGAGTATGAATATGAGCAAGAATATAGACTGATTAAAGAATGTAATGATGACGAAATCCAAATTGAAAAATATGGAGAAATGAAAGTTCCAAGACTGTTCACTTATCTGAGTGAGGAACTAAAATATTCAAAAATTAAACTTGGTCCTAAATGCGATGATATTGATTTTATTGCTCCCTATATAAAATACGTTGATCGAAATATTGAAGTAACTAAGTCACAAATTTCTTATCGTTAA
- a CDS encoding MutR family transcriptional regulator: MEHLGKVFREFRTSGNYSLKEAAGESCSTSQLSRFELGESDLAVSRFFEILDNIHVTIENFMDKARDFHNHEHVSMMAQIIPLYYSNDIAGFQKLQREQLEKAKSSTNPLYFELNWILLQGLICQRDDSFSMKQSALDKVADYLFQTDEWTMYELILFGNLYSFYDVDYVARLGREVMEREEFYQEIGRHRKLVLILALNCYQHCLEHLSFENASYFEIYTEKIIGKGIKLYERNIFHYLKGFSLYQKGQCKEGCKQMKEAMRIFDLLSLPEQVAYYQEHYEKFVKD; encoded by the coding sequence ATGGAACATCTTGGAAAAGTATTTCGTGAATTTCGAACAAGTGGAAATTATTCTTTAAAGGAGGCAGCAGGGGAGTCCTGTTCAACCTCTCAGTTATCTCGCTTTGAGCTTGGGGAGTCTGACCTAGCAGTCTCACGTTTCTTTGAGATTTTGGATAACATTCATGTCACAATCGAAAATTTCATGGATAAGGCTAGGGATTTCCATAATCATGAACATGTTTCTATGATGGCACAAATTATACCTCTTTACTACTCAAATGATATTGCAGGTTTTCAAAAGCTTCAAAGGGAACAACTTGAAAAGGCTAAGAGTTCGACGAATCCCCTTTATTTTGAGCTGAACTGGATTTTATTACAAGGTCTGATTTGTCAAAGAGATGATAGCTTTAGTATGAAGCAAAGTGCGTTGGATAAGGTGGCAGATTATCTTTTCCAAACAGATGAATGGACCATGTATGAGTTGATTCTCTTTGGCAATCTCTATAGCTTCTATGATGTTGACTATGTTGCTCGACTTGGTAGAGAAGTGATGGAGAGGGAAGAATTTTATCAAGAAATTGGTCGCCATAGAAAACTGGTCTTGATTTTAGCACTTAATTGTTACCAGCATTGTTTAGAGCATCTTTCTTTTGAAAATGCAAGCTATTTTGAGATTTATACAGAGAAGATTATTGGTAAAGGGATCAAACTGTATGAGCGTAATATTTTCCATTATCTAAAAGGCTTTTCCTTGTACCAAAAAGGACAGTGTAAAGAAGGCTGTAAGCAGATGAAAGAGGCCATGCGTATTTTTGACCTACTAAGTCTTCCAGAGCAAGTAGCCTACTATCAGGAACATTACGAGAAATTTGTCAAAGATTAA
- a CDS encoding ISL3 family transposase, whose amino-acid sequence MEQLHFITKLLDIKDPNIKIVDIINMDTHKEIIAKLDYDALSCPDCGSQMKKYDFQKPSKIPYLETTGMPTRILLRKRRFKCYHCSKMMVAETSIVKKNHQIPRIINQKIAQKLIEKTSMTDIAHQLSISTSTVIRKLNDFHFKHDFSRLPEIMSWDEYAFTKGKMSFIAQDFDNLNIITVLEGRTQAIIRNHFLRYDRAVRCQVKIITMDMFSPYYNLAKQLFPYAKIVLDRFHIVQHLSRAMSRVRVQIMNQFDRKSHEYKAIKRYWKLIQQDSRKLSDKRFYRPTFRMHLTNKEILDKLLSYSEDLRHHYNLYQLLLFHFQNKEPDKFFGLIEDNLKQVHPLFQTVFKTFLKDKEKIVNALQLPYSNAKLEATNNLVKLIKRNAFGFRNFDNFKKRIFIALNIKMKRTSIVLSRC is encoded by the coding sequence ATGGAACAATTACATTTTATCACAAAACTCCTTGATATTAAAGACCCAAACATCAAGATTGTAGATATCATCAATATGGATACACACAAGGAAATCATCGCCAAACTGGACTACGATGCTCTATCTTGTCCTGATTGTGGAAGTCAAATGAAAAAATATGACTTTCAAAAACCGTCGAAAATTCCTTATCTTGAAACAACTGGTATGCCTACTAGAATCCTCCTTAGAAAGCGTCGATTCAAGTGCTATCATTGCTCGAAAATGATGGTCGCTGAGACTTCTATCGTCAAGAAGAATCATCAAATTCCTCGTATTATCAACCAAAAAATTGCGCAAAAGTTAATTGAAAAGACTTCTATGACTGATATTGCCCATCAGCTATCCATTTCAACTTCAACTGTCATTCGAAAGCTCAATGATTTCCACTTTAAGCATGATTTTTCTCGTCTTCCTGAGATTATGTCCTGGGACGAGTATGCCTTCACTAAGGGAAAAATGAGTTTCATTGCACAAGATTTTGATAATCTCAACATCATCACTGTTCTTGAAGGCAGAACACAAGCTATCATCCGCAATCACTTTCTTCGCTACGATAGAGCGGTTCGCTGTCAGGTGAAAATCATTACTATGGATATGTTTAGTCCTTACTATAACTTGGCTAAACAGCTTTTTCCTTATGCTAAAATCGTTCTAGATCGTTTTCACATTGTGCAACATCTTAGCCGTGCTATGAGTCGTGTCCGTGTTCAAATCATGAATCAATTTGATAGAAAATCCCATGAATACAAAGCTATCAAGCGCTACTGGAAGCTCATTCAACAGGATAGTCGTAAACTAAGTGATAAACGTTTTTATCGCCCTACTTTTCGCATGCACTTAACAAATAAGGAGATTCTAGACAAGCTTTTGAGCTATTCAGAAGACTTGAGACACCACTATAATCTCTATCAGCTCTTGCTTTTTCACTTTCAGAACAAGGAGCCAGACAAATTTTTCGGACTCATTGAGGACAATCTTAAACAGGTTCATCCTCTTTTTCAGACTGTCTTTAAGACATTTCTCAAGGACAAAGAGAAAATTGTCAACGCCCTTCAACTACCCTATTCCAACGCCAAATTGGAAGCGACCAATAATCTCGTTAAACTTATCAAACGAAATGCCTTTGGATTTCGGAACTTTGACAACTTTAAGAAACGAATTTTCATCGCTCTGAATATAAAAATGAAGAGGACATCAATTGTCCTCTCCAGATGTTAG
- the relB gene encoding type II toxin-antitoxin system RelB family antitoxin, which translates to MPTITLKVSEADKTFMKAMAKFEGVSLSELIRTKTLEALEDEYDARVADLAYQEHLEDLEKGLKPITWEEMMHNLGLEED; encoded by the coding sequence ATGCCGACTATTACATTAAAAGTTTCCGAAGCAGATAAAACATTTATGAAAGCCATGGCTAAGTTTGAAGGAGTTTCTCTATCCGAGTTGATACGAACAAAAACTTTAGAAGCTTTAGAGGATGAATATGATGCTCGTGTAGCAGATTTAGCTTATCAAGAGCATTTAGAAGACTTGGAAAAAGGACTTAAACCCATTACTTGGGAAGAAATGATGCATAATCTAGGTCTGGAGGAAGATTAA